The following are encoded together in the Kribbella sp. CA-293567 genome:
- a CDS encoding DivIVA domain-containing protein, with protein MWFFGLIVVLLIGAVAVVASGRWGAMGPAYDDRPDLTVPARQALTAADLETARFGVGLRGYRMDEVDTLLERVAREVAERDRRIADLERAVSPIVHGPEGAGFTARADYQYADFDDTGYSKPILVGGDFPPQPEAANTPEPAEAPPAAEAAAEVPAAQEAPAQPETDLPGDAPAQPPAVGSTEDDATSPAPAAVEAQPDIALPGGVPVQQPAASSTEPESAPADQPAVARAEAPADLRDEHAVTRADASAASADLHDEHAVTRADASPASADLRDEHAVTGADASATSADLHEDHAVTGADASPASAELRDEHAVSGSDAPPARTHDDVPADDWFTNDEPPVSALDEQPKAPVPLPPLLQELVHTQDDSEATPWFEAKEPPPDHTGTFQAVTPDVDATDQAAEEDADGLDADGRPRGRHSAAPDVSSVQRPT; from the coding sequence ATGTGGTTCTTCGGGTTGATTGTGGTGCTCCTGATCGGGGCTGTTGCCGTCGTTGCGTCGGGACGATGGGGTGCGATGGGCCCCGCGTACGACGACCGGCCGGATCTGACGGTGCCCGCGCGGCAAGCGCTCACCGCCGCGGACCTGGAGACGGCCCGGTTCGGCGTCGGCCTGCGCGGCTACCGGATGGACGAGGTCGACACGCTGCTCGAGCGGGTCGCCCGCGAGGTGGCCGAACGCGACCGCCGGATCGCCGACCTGGAGCGAGCCGTCAGCCCGATCGTCCACGGTCCCGAAGGTGCCGGCTTCACCGCCCGCGCCGACTACCAGTACGCCGACTTCGACGACACCGGCTACAGCAAGCCGATCCTCGTCGGCGGTGACTTCCCACCGCAGCCGGAAGCCGCGAACACCCCGGAGCCGGCCGAAGCACCCCCCGCAGCCGAAGCCGCCGCCGAAGTGCCTGCCGCACAGGAAGCCCCGGCCCAGCCCGAGACCGACCTCCCCGGTGACGCGCCTGCTCAGCCGCCCGCAGTTGGCAGCACCGAGGATGACGCAACCTCGCCGGCCCCTGCGGCAGTCGAAGCTCAGCCGGACATCGCCCTTCCCGGCGGTGTGCCCGTTCAGCAGCCGGCCGCCAGCAGCACCGAGCCGGAGTCCGCTCCGGCTGACCAGCCCGCTGTCGCCCGCGCAGAAGCACCGGCGGATCTGCGCGACGAGCATGCTGTGACCCGTGCAGACGCATCCGCGGCATCGGCGGATCTGCACGACGAACACGCTGTGACTCGCGCAGACGCATCCCCGGCATCGGCGGATTTGCGCGACGAGCACGCTGTGACCGGCGCAGACGCATCCGCGACATCGGCGGATCTGCACGAGGACCATGCTGTGACCGGCGCAGACGCATCCCCGGCATCGGCGGAGCTGCGCGACGAGCACGCTGTATCCGGCTCAGACGCACCGCCTGCGCGGACGCACGACGACGTACCGGCTGATGACTGGTTCACGAACGACGAGCCGCCGGTCTCGGCTCTCGACGAGCAGCCGAAGGCGCCCGTCCCGCTTCCGCCGCTGCTCCAGGAGCTTGTGCACACCCAGGACGACTCGGAGGCAACTCCGTGGTTCGAGGCCAAGGAGCCGCCGCCGGACCACACCGGCACCTTCCAGGCCGTCACCCCGGACGTGGACGCCACGGACCAGGCAGCTGAGGAAGACGCCGATGGCCTCGACGCCGACGGCCGGCCACGCGGCCGCCACAGCGCCGCGCCCGATGTGAGCTCCGTCCAGCGCCCCACCTGA
- a CDS encoding DNA-3-methyladenine glycosylase I, whose amino-acid sequence MTAPSPDGALRCSWATSAPEYIAYHDDEWGREIRDDQALYERLTLEGFQSGLSWITILRKRENFRRAFDQFDPERVAAYGPGDFDRLMADAGIVRNRLKINATITNARALLELAPGELTELLWSFRPANHPAPKTMADVPATTPESVAMSKALKKKGFVFIGPTTSYALMQATGIVNDHLADCIAR is encoded by the coding sequence ATGACCGCGCCCAGTCCCGACGGCGCGCTCCGCTGCAGCTGGGCGACCTCGGCCCCGGAGTACATCGCGTACCACGACGACGAGTGGGGCCGGGAGATCCGCGACGACCAGGCGCTGTACGAGCGGCTGACGCTGGAGGGGTTCCAGTCCGGGCTGTCCTGGATCACGATCCTGCGCAAGCGGGAGAACTTCCGGCGGGCGTTCGACCAGTTCGACCCCGAGCGAGTCGCGGCGTACGGCCCGGGCGACTTCGACCGGCTGATGGCCGACGCCGGCATCGTCCGCAACCGGCTCAAGATCAACGCCACCATCACCAACGCCCGGGCCCTGCTCGAGCTGGCGCCCGGCGAGCTGACCGAGCTGCTCTGGTCCTTCCGGCCCGCCAACCACCCGGCGCCGAAGACGATGGCCGACGTCCCGGCCACCACCCCGGAGTCCGTCGCGATGTCGAAAGCCCTGAAGAAGAAGGGCTTCGTCTTCATCGGCCCCACCACCAGCTACGCGCTGATGCAGGCGACCGGCATCGTCAACGACCACCTCGCCGACTGCATCGCCCGCTGA
- the snpA gene encoding snapalysin, translating into MPRKIMSSLAVLATAALGATAFAAVPAAAAPAPERAEATVVSSYAGSPEEAANNKAFYDAVMKSAKAQQAKSGNKLAAVTVRYRVNAPTFASQIARSTQIWNSSVSNVRLVQTTGTYDFYYREGNDSRGSYASTNGHGRGFIFIDYRQAQQYNSTRITAHETGHVLGLPDRYSGPCSELMSGGGPGPSCTNATPNANERSRVNQLWANGKTDLNTFRTVR; encoded by the coding sequence ATGCCACGCAAGATCATGTCCTCCCTGGCCGTCCTGGCCACCGCCGCCCTCGGCGCCACCGCCTTCGCCGCCGTCCCCGCCGCGGCGGCGCCCGCTCCCGAGCGGGCGGAGGCCACCGTCGTCTCGTCGTACGCCGGTTCGCCGGAGGAAGCCGCCAACAACAAGGCGTTCTACGACGCGGTGATGAAGTCCGCCAAGGCCCAGCAGGCCAAGAGCGGCAACAAGCTCGCCGCGGTCACCGTCCGGTACCGCGTCAACGCTCCCACCTTCGCCAGCCAGATCGCGCGCTCGACGCAGATCTGGAACTCGTCGGTGAGCAACGTCCGGCTGGTGCAGACCACCGGGACGTACGACTTCTACTACCGTGAGGGCAACGACTCCCGCGGTTCGTACGCCTCCACCAACGGTCACGGCCGCGGCTTCATCTTCATCGACTACCGCCAGGCCCAGCAGTACAACTCGACCCGGATCACGGCCCACGAGACCGGCCACGTGCTCGGTCTGCCGGACCGCTACTCCGGTCCGTGCAGCGAGCTGATGTCCGGTGGCGGCCCCGGCCCGTCCTGCACCAACGCGACCCCGAACGCCAACGAGCGCAGCCGGGTCAACCAGCTGTGGGCCAACGGCAAGACCGATCTGAACACCTTCCGGACCGTTCGCTGA
- a CDS encoding enoyl-CoA hydratase/isomerase family protein, with translation MSDSVAYDVTAGVATITLNRPDAMNSLDTPTKVALRDAVQAAATDDAVRCVVLTGTGRAFCVGQDLKEHIGLLQANDLDALWSTVPDHFAPIALALAEMPKPVIAAVNGVAAGAGASMAFACDFRIVAETAGFNLAFAGIALSCDTGISWTLPRLVGQARATELLYFPRTVPAAEALTLGLASSVVPAEELTAATAELATKLANGPTVAYGSIRQSVAYSATHTLAEALEFEAGKMRLTGATEDHHNAVASFVAKEKPVFHGK, from the coding sequence ATGAGTGACTCTGTCGCGTACGACGTGACCGCGGGCGTCGCCACGATCACGCTGAACCGGCCGGACGCGATGAACTCGCTCGACACGCCGACCAAGGTCGCGCTGCGGGACGCGGTCCAGGCGGCCGCCACGGACGACGCCGTCCGGTGTGTCGTGCTGACCGGCACCGGGCGCGCGTTCTGCGTCGGCCAGGATCTGAAGGAGCACATCGGGCTGCTCCAGGCCAACGACCTGGACGCGTTGTGGAGCACGGTCCCCGACCACTTCGCCCCGATCGCGCTGGCCCTGGCCGAGATGCCGAAGCCGGTGATCGCCGCGGTGAACGGGGTCGCCGCCGGGGCCGGCGCGTCGATGGCCTTCGCCTGCGACTTCCGGATCGTCGCCGAGACGGCGGGATTCAATCTCGCCTTCGCCGGCATCGCGCTGTCCTGCGACACCGGCATCTCCTGGACCCTCCCCCGGCTGGTCGGCCAGGCTCGTGCCACCGAGTTGCTCTACTTCCCGCGCACGGTGCCCGCGGCCGAAGCGTTGACGCTCGGCCTGGCCAGCTCCGTCGTACCGGCGGAGGAACTGACGGCCGCGACTGCCGAGCTGGCCACCAAACTGGCGAACGGCCCGACGGTCGCCTACGGCTCGATCCGCCAGTCGGTCGCGTACTCCGCGACGCACACCCTGGCCGAGGCACTGGAGTTCGAGGCCGGCAAGATGCGGCTGACCGGCGCGACCGAGGACCACCACAACGCGGTCGCCTCCTTCGTCGCCAAGGAGAAGCCGGTCTTCCACGGCAAGTAG
- a CDS encoding PaaX family transcriptional regulator: MHARSALFDLYGDHLRARGARAPVAALVRLLAPLGVHPPAVRTAVSRMVRQGWLEPVRIDGQPGYGLTSRARRRLDDAAARIYRTASEADGNDSAGGPDSGPGAGRKGDPSWDGHWHLVILQEVPNARRREQLAGQLAFLGWAPLSDAAWVGLRNDAEVDQILGQEGIAADRFRAPVEDDAAEFARRVWKLDALGASYDVWLTEAKPLASSAGDEVTDEQAFAVRSELVHEWRKFLFVDPGLPAELLPADWAGTRAAAFFDFHATRLSHAAGRFVDNCLTVH; encoded by the coding sequence GTGCACGCCCGATCAGCGCTCTTCGACCTGTACGGCGACCACCTGCGCGCCCGCGGCGCGCGCGCACCGGTGGCCGCTCTGGTACGGCTGCTTGCCCCGCTGGGCGTGCATCCTCCGGCTGTCCGGACCGCCGTGTCGCGGATGGTCCGGCAGGGCTGGCTGGAGCCGGTCCGGATCGACGGACAACCTGGTTACGGCCTGACCTCCCGGGCGCGTCGCCGCCTCGACGACGCCGCCGCCCGGATCTACCGGACCGCTTCCGAGGCCGACGGCAACGACTCCGCCGGCGGCCCTGACAGCGGCCCTGGCGCCGGCCGGAAGGGCGACCCGAGCTGGGACGGGCACTGGCATCTGGTCATCCTGCAGGAGGTGCCGAACGCGCGCCGCCGCGAGCAACTGGCCGGTCAACTCGCCTTCCTGGGTTGGGCTCCGCTGTCCGACGCGGCCTGGGTCGGGCTGCGCAACGACGCCGAGGTGGACCAGATCCTCGGCCAGGAAGGCATCGCCGCGGACCGGTTCCGGGCGCCGGTCGAGGACGACGCGGCGGAGTTCGCCCGCCGGGTCTGGAAGCTGGACGCGCTCGGCGCGTCGTACGACGTGTGGCTGACCGAGGCCAAGCCGCTGGCCAGCAGCGCGGGCGACGAGGTCACCGACGAGCAGGCGTTCGCCGTACGGTCGGAGCTCGTGCACGAATGGCGCAAGTTCCTGTTCGTCGACCCGGGCCTGCCGGCCGAACTGCTGCCGGCCGACTGGGCCGGCACCCGGGCGGCCGCCTTCTTCGACTTCCACGCCACCCGCCTGAGCCACGCGGCCGGGCGTTTCGTGGACAACTGCCTGACCGTTCACTGA
- a CDS encoding DUF3117 domain-containing protein, producing the protein MAAMKPRTGDGPLEVTKEGRGIVMRVPLEGGGRLVVELNADEATELGNALKAVVG; encoded by the coding sequence ATGGCGGCGATGAAGCCGCGGACGGGCGATGGTCCGCTCGAGGTCACCAAGGAGGGCCGGGGCATCGTGATGCGGGTTCCGCTCGAGGGCGGCGGTCGGCTCGTGGTCGAGCTGAACGCCGATGAGGCGACCGAGCTGGGGAACGCGCTCAAAGCCGTTGTCGGCTGA
- a CDS encoding leucyl aminopeptidase family protein translates to MARRSSARNIFPTLPAVSWQPGLPVHGARTWVILVGEAGLPAAAKEAGERLGVDLDRLLEVQRETGFSHAAGTTAAYPLLTGAVTEVLLVGAGDGTPLELRHAGAAIARFGRGKDELTTVVAEGIGDEGLQAFAEGAALGSFTFTRKTVDVGKPVVERIVLTDGTDQDRAAPLARGLVIGRTGWLARELATTPSNEKDPAWLAARATELAGRTGLDVKVWDEGQLAAGGFGGILAVGQGSTRPPRLIRLDYTPDGATKDTPYVVLVGKGITYDTGGLSLKPRESMVSMKRDMTGGGSVIATMAALRELGAQVKVTGLICAAENMPSGTAFRPDDVIRHYGGRTTEVKNTDAEGRLVLADGLAYAVNELKPDAIVDIATLTGAIKVSLGSMLYGGLFATDDRLAEQLTGAGEVSGERLWRMPLPDVYTDLISTPIADSVNSSKGPGSITAALFLKPFAGGLPWAHLDLSSIAESPRDEFEYSLGATGAGARLLTTWLTGESPTAGIG, encoded by the coding sequence GTGGCTCGCCGCAGCAGCGCCCGCAACATCTTCCCGACCCTGCCCGCCGTCAGCTGGCAGCCCGGGCTCCCCGTCCACGGGGCGCGGACCTGGGTGATCCTGGTCGGTGAGGCAGGTCTGCCGGCCGCCGCGAAAGAGGCCGGTGAGCGGCTCGGCGTGGACCTGGACCGGCTGCTCGAGGTGCAGCGCGAGACCGGCTTCAGCCACGCCGCGGGCACGACCGCGGCGTACCCGCTGCTGACCGGCGCGGTCACCGAGGTGCTGCTGGTGGGTGCCGGCGACGGTACGCCGCTGGAACTGCGACACGCCGGAGCGGCGATCGCGAGGTTCGGCCGGGGCAAGGACGAGCTGACCACGGTGGTTGCCGAGGGCATCGGCGACGAGGGGCTGCAGGCGTTCGCCGAGGGCGCCGCGCTGGGATCGTTCACGTTCACCCGGAAGACCGTGGACGTGGGCAAGCCGGTGGTCGAGCGGATCGTGCTCACCGACGGCACCGACCAGGACCGGGCGGCTCCGCTGGCGCGCGGCCTGGTGATCGGCCGGACCGGCTGGCTGGCGCGGGAGCTTGCGACCACCCCGTCGAACGAGAAGGATCCGGCCTGGCTCGCCGCCCGCGCGACGGAGCTGGCGGGCAGGACGGGACTCGACGTCAAGGTCTGGGACGAGGGCCAACTCGCTGCCGGAGGTTTCGGCGGCATCCTCGCGGTCGGTCAGGGCTCCACCCGGCCGCCGCGGCTGATCCGCCTCGACTACACGCCTGACGGCGCCACCAAGGACACGCCGTACGTCGTACTGGTCGGCAAGGGCATCACCTACGACACCGGCGGCCTGTCGCTGAAGCCGCGCGAGAGCATGGTGTCGATGAAGCGCGACATGACCGGCGGCGGTTCGGTGATCGCGACCATGGCGGCGCTACGGGAGCTGGGCGCGCAGGTCAAGGTGACCGGGCTGATCTGCGCTGCGGAGAACATGCCGTCGGGCACCGCGTTCCGGCCGGACGACGTGATCCGGCACTACGGCGGACGCACGACCGAGGTCAAGAACACCGACGCCGAGGGCCGGCTGGTCCTGGCCGACGGACTCGCCTACGCGGTGAACGAGCTGAAGCCCGACGCGATCGTCGACATCGCCACACTGACCGGCGCGATCAAGGTCTCGCTCGGATCGATGCTGTACGGCGGTCTGTTCGCCACCGATGACCGCCTCGCCGAGCAGCTGACCGGCGCGGGTGAGGTCTCCGGCGAGCGGCTGTGGCGGATGCCGTTGCCGGACGTCTACACCGATCTGATCTCGACGCCGATCGCCGACTCGGTGAACAGCTCGAAGGGACCGGGCTCGATCACCGCCGCCCTGTTCCTGAAGCCGTTCGCCGGCGGCCTGCCGTGGGCGCACCTCGATCTGTCGAGCATCGCCGAGTCACCCCGCGACGAGTTCGAGTACTCCCTCGGCGCGACCGGCGCCGGCGCCCGCCTGCTCACCACCTGGCTGACAGGCGAGTCGCCGACCGCGGGCATCGGCTGA
- the glgA gene encoding glycogen synthase encodes MEIAILTREFPPDVYGGAGVHVDFLVRELRKLHQRGEVAVEVHCMGEPRAGAIAHSEDDARIEHANAALRILSTDLTMTAAVGSAQLVHSHTWYANMAGHWAKLLYGVPHVVTAHSLEPLRPWKAEQLGGGYRLSSWAERTAYEAADAVIAVSNATRDDILASYPAIDPARVHIITNGIDADFYHPDPATGVLERLGVDLTRPYVTFVGRITRQKGVPHLLRAGLQLDPSVQLVLLAGAADTPELKAETDALVDELKATRDGVFIVSEMLPREEVRQVLTHALAFCCPSVYEPLGIVNLEAMACETAVVASAVGGIPDVVVDGVTGTLVPYDENDPATFERQLAEGINALVANPAQAEAMGKAGRARAISEFGWDAVADRTVELYQSLL; translated from the coding sequence ATGGAGATCGCGATCTTGACGCGTGAGTTCCCGCCCGACGTGTACGGCGGGGCTGGGGTGCATGTGGACTTCCTGGTCCGGGAGCTGCGCAAACTGCATCAGCGGGGTGAGGTCGCGGTCGAGGTGCACTGCATGGGTGAGCCGCGGGCCGGCGCGATCGCGCACTCCGAGGACGACGCGCGGATCGAGCACGCGAACGCGGCGCTGCGGATCCTCTCCACCGACCTGACCATGACGGCGGCCGTGGGCAGCGCGCAACTGGTGCACTCCCACACCTGGTACGCGAACATGGCCGGCCACTGGGCCAAGCTGCTGTACGGCGTACCGCACGTGGTGACCGCGCACTCGCTGGAGCCGCTGCGGCCGTGGAAGGCGGAGCAGCTCGGTGGCGGGTACAGGTTGTCGAGCTGGGCCGAGCGGACGGCGTACGAGGCTGCCGACGCGGTGATCGCGGTCAGCAACGCGACCCGCGACGACATCCTCGCCAGCTACCCGGCGATCGATCCGGCCAGGGTGCACATCATCACCAACGGCATCGACGCGGACTTCTACCACCCGGACCCGGCGACCGGCGTACTGGAGCGGCTCGGGGTCGACCTCACTCGTCCGTACGTGACGTTCGTCGGCCGGATCACCCGCCAGAAGGGCGTCCCACATCTGCTCCGCGCCGGGCTGCAACTCGACCCGTCGGTGCAGCTCGTGCTGCTGGCCGGTGCCGCCGACACCCCTGAGCTGAAGGCCGAGACCGATGCCCTCGTCGACGAGCTGAAGGCGACCCGCGACGGCGTCTTCATCGTTTCCGAGATGCTGCCGCGCGAGGAGGTCCGCCAGGTCCTCACGCACGCGCTCGCGTTCTGCTGCCCGTCGGTCTACGAGCCGCTCGGCATCGTCAACCTGGAGGCGATGGCCTGCGAGACCGCCGTCGTCGCCAGCGCCGTCGGTGGCATCCCGGACGTCGTCGTCGACGGCGTCACCGGCACCCTGGTTCCCTACGACGAGAACGACCCCGCCACCTTCGAACGCCAACTGGCCGAAGGCATCAACGCCCTGGTGGCCAATCCCGCTCAGGCCGAGGCCATGGGCAAGGCCGGCCGGGCCAGGGCCATCTCGGAGTTCGGCTGGGACGCGGTCGCCGACCGCACCGTCGAGCTCTACCAGTCGCTGCTTTAG
- a CDS encoding GNAT family N-acetyltransferase, producing MPILVEPTVVVHRSFLQAWDELAADDVRWMGARGFRQEWAREQLEDPGEFARMVEAIRADADESVPPPPDLVHETTLWFVDDGTEWLGRLSIRHALTPALEELGGHIGYFVRPSARGRGHATRMLAQSLPIAARLGIDPALLTCDTGNEASRKVILAAGGEQEDERHGKLRFWVATQVR from the coding sequence ATGCCTATCCTCGTCGAACCCACCGTCGTCGTGCACCGATCGTTCCTCCAGGCGTGGGACGAGTTGGCTGCCGACGACGTGCGGTGGATGGGGGCGCGCGGGTTCCGGCAGGAGTGGGCCAGGGAGCAACTGGAGGATCCTGGCGAGTTCGCCCGGATGGTCGAGGCGATCCGCGCGGACGCCGACGAGAGCGTCCCGCCACCGCCGGACCTGGTGCACGAGACCACGCTCTGGTTCGTCGACGACGGCACCGAGTGGCTCGGCCGGTTGTCGATCCGGCATGCCCTGACTCCGGCGCTGGAGGAGCTCGGCGGCCACATCGGGTACTTCGTCCGCCCGTCGGCCCGCGGCCGGGGTCACGCCACCCGGATGCTGGCCCAGTCTTTGCCGATCGCCGCCCGGCTCGGCATCGACCCCGCCCTGCTCACCTGCGACACCGGCAACGAGGCGTCCCGCAAAGTCATCCTGGCGGCCGGTGGCGAACAGGAGGACGAGCGGCACGGCAAACTGCGTTTCTGGGTCGCCACCCAGGTGCGGTGA
- the glgC gene encoding glucose-1-phosphate adenylyltransferase, with protein MAKAPRVLGIVLAGGEGKRLMPLTADRAKPAVPFGGSYRLIDFVLSNLVNAGYRNLCVLTQYKSHSLDRHVTMTWRMSTFLGNFVTCVPAQQRLGPQWYQGSADAIYQSMNLIRDHKPDIIIVFGADHVYRMDASQMVADHIARGNGVTVAGIRVPRAEASEFGVIKTADDGHTIAEFLEKPADPPGLPDSPDETFASMGNYVFSADVLVEALRKDAANPASRHDMGGDIVPMLVAEGKAGVYDFKDNDVPGALDRDRSYWRDVGSLDSYHEAHMDLVSIQPVFNLYNSDWPIFTSHPQLPGAKFTDNATVGESIVCAGSIISGATVDHSVLGANVIVSAGAKIENSVIMDNCKIGADAVLKNVILDKNVIVPDGAKIGIDLDHDRERGYTVSKGGVTAIGKDTVIEP; from the coding sequence ATGGCGAAGGCACCGAGGGTCCTGGGAATCGTGCTGGCCGGTGGCGAGGGGAAGCGGCTGATGCCGCTCACGGCGGACCGGGCCAAACCGGCCGTGCCGTTCGGGGGCAGTTACCGGCTGATCGACTTCGTACTGTCCAACCTGGTCAACGCGGGCTACCGCAACCTGTGCGTACTGACGCAGTACAAGTCGCACTCGCTGGACCGGCACGTCACGATGACGTGGCGGATGTCGACCTTCCTCGGCAACTTCGTCACCTGCGTGCCGGCCCAGCAGCGGCTCGGCCCGCAGTGGTACCAGGGCAGCGCCGACGCGATCTACCAGTCGATGAACCTGATCAGGGACCACAAGCCCGACATCATCATCGTGTTCGGCGCCGACCACGTGTACCGGATGGACGCCTCGCAGATGGTCGCCGACCACATCGCGCGCGGCAACGGCGTCACGGTGGCCGGCATCCGGGTACCTCGGGCCGAGGCGTCGGAGTTCGGCGTGATCAAGACCGCCGACGACGGGCACACGATCGCCGAGTTCCTGGAGAAGCCGGCCGACCCGCCGGGCCTGCCGGACTCCCCGGACGAGACGTTCGCCTCGATGGGCAACTACGTGTTCAGCGCCGACGTCCTGGTGGAGGCGCTGCGCAAGGACGCGGCGAACCCGGCCAGCCGGCACGACATGGGCGGCGACATCGTCCCGATGCTGGTTGCCGAGGGCAAGGCCGGGGTCTACGACTTCAAGGACAACGACGTACCGGGCGCGCTCGACCGGGACCGTTCGTACTGGCGCGACGTCGGTTCGCTCGACTCGTACCACGAGGCGCACATGGACCTGGTCTCGATCCAGCCGGTCTTCAACCTCTACAACTCCGACTGGCCGATCTTCACCTCGCATCCGCAACTGCCGGGCGCCAAGTTCACCGACAACGCCACCGTCGGTGAGTCGATCGTCTGCGCCGGCTCGATCATCTCCGGCGCGACCGTGGACCACTCGGTGCTCGGTGCCAACGTGATCGTCAGCGCCGGCGCGAAGATCGAGAACTCCGTCATCATGGACAACTGCAAGATCGGCGCCGATGCGGTGCTGAAGAACGTCATCCTGGACAAGAACGTGATCGTGCCGGACGGCGCCAAGATCGGCATCGACCTGGATCACGACCGTGAACGCGGCTACACCGTCAGCAAAGGTGGCGTGACCGCGATCGGGAAAGACACGGTCATCGAACCGTGA
- the kynU gene encoding kynureninase, translated as MSQGRMRPDRAMDPVEAAAVALDEADPGWRELFDVPPVEAGPYPEVAYFAGNSLGLRPKATRVELLEDLDSWGRWGVEGHLDAKRPWLPYHASLTAAAARLVGALPSETVVMNSLTINLHLLMVSFYRPTAERFKIVIEDSAFPSDSYAVRSQVSFHGYSPDAAVVRLRPRTGEEVLRTEDVVAALGPDVALVLLGGVNYLTGELMDLPAITAAGQAAGAVVGWDLAHAAGNVPLALHDWDVDFAAWCSYKYLNSGPGALAGVFVHERHLSAGLPRFEGWWSTEEASRFEMAPESRPPASAEAWQVSNPPIFSMSPVRTSLEIFDQVGIAVLRERSLRLTAYLEKLLAEITPTRPLRVITPADPARRGAQLSLRIGGGLRAGELARTLRFEHGVIADAREPDVLRLAPVPLYSLYHDCWRAVRALAEAVPENA; from the coding sequence GTGAGTCAGGGCAGGATGCGGCCGGACCGGGCCATGGACCCGGTCGAGGCCGCCGCGGTCGCCCTCGACGAGGCGGATCCCGGGTGGCGCGAGCTGTTCGACGTCCCGCCGGTGGAGGCCGGTCCCTATCCGGAGGTGGCCTACTTCGCCGGGAACTCGCTGGGGTTGCGGCCGAAGGCGACCAGGGTCGAGCTGCTCGAGGATCTCGACTCCTGGGGACGGTGGGGAGTCGAGGGGCATCTCGACGCGAAACGGCCGTGGCTGCCGTACCACGCCTCGCTGACCGCGGCGGCTGCCCGGCTGGTGGGGGCGTTGCCGAGCGAGACCGTGGTGATGAACTCGCTGACGATCAACCTGCACCTGCTGATGGTGTCGTTCTACCGGCCGACCGCCGAGCGCTTCAAGATCGTGATCGAGGACTCTGCCTTCCCGTCGGACAGTTACGCCGTCCGGTCGCAGGTCTCGTTCCACGGCTATTCCCCGGACGCCGCGGTGGTGCGGCTCCGGCCGCGAACCGGTGAAGAAGTACTGCGCACCGAGGACGTCGTCGCGGCTCTCGGCCCCGACGTGGCCCTGGTACTGCTCGGCGGCGTCAACTATCTGACCGGCGAGCTGATGGACCTCCCGGCGATCACGGCAGCAGGTCAGGCGGCCGGTGCCGTGGTCGGCTGGGATCTGGCGCACGCGGCCGGCAACGTGCCGCTGGCGCTGCACGACTGGGACGTCGACTTCGCGGCCTGGTGCTCCTACAAGTACCTGAACTCCGGTCCGGGCGCACTGGCCGGGGTGTTCGTGCACGAGCGGCATCTGTCAGCCGGGTTGCCGCGCTTCGAGGGGTGGTGGAGCACCGAGGAGGCGTCGCGGTTCGAGATGGCCCCCGAGTCGCGTCCGCCGGCCTCCGCGGAGGCGTGGCAGGTGTCGAATCCGCCGATCTTCTCGATGAGCCCGGTGCGGACCTCGCTGGAGATCTTCGACCAGGTCGGCATCGCCGTACTGCGGGAGCGCAGCCTGCGGCTGACGGCGTACCTGGAGAAGCTGCTGGCGGAGATCACTCCGACCCGGCCGCTGCGGGTGATCACTCCGGCCGACCCCGCACGGCGAGGCGCGCAACTCTCGCTGCGGATCGGCGGTGGACTCCGCGCCGGTGAGCTGGCCAGGACGCTGCGCTTCGAGCACGGCGTGATCGCCGACGCGCGGGAGCCCGACGTACTGCGGCTGGCTCCCGTCCCGCTCTATTCGCTGTACCACGACTGCTGGCGCGCAGTACGAGCGCTGGCCGAGGCTGTTCCGGAGAACGCATGA